In Legionella cardiaca, a genomic segment contains:
- a CDS encoding helix-turn-helix transcriptional regulator produces MKLYTSYLNGCYQHIFQQTIINSWGYLYFDLNGRYLQLMSDKNLLDLFLKNDLYIDQIIDVSNNKNNYFSSDVLTDQFTSDKVRQILIDNKYSYFFDIINRQPDFIEIYTFATSVDPHQAGNFSLNNIDILKLISQDLGARCRKLLTKENVLLLPKDFIIQINGIFQLQKDTKPSGLLDIILETTQASSKLKESVNDKSFDFNLLPFNFVAYKELTHKEKEMIYLYYFGFNFYRIADILEISKRTVDKHFENIKKKLNCESTGQIIPQLLRTNITINDFIKKC; encoded by the coding sequence ATGAAGCTGTATACATCTTATTTAAATGGTTGTTACCAGCATATTTTCCAACAGACGATTATTAATAGCTGGGGATATTTATACTTTGATTTAAATGGCCGATATTTGCAATTAATGTCTGATAAAAATTTGCTCGATCTTTTTTTAAAAAATGATTTATACATCGATCAGATTATTGATGTTTCCAACAATAAGAATAACTATTTTTCGTCGGATGTGCTAACTGACCAATTTACCTCTGATAAAGTTAGACAGATTCTAATTGATAATAAATATAGTTACTTCTTTGACATCATAAATAGACAACCTGATTTTATAGAAATCTATACCTTTGCAACAAGTGTTGATCCGCACCAGGCAGGCAATTTTTCATTAAACAATATCGACATTTTAAAATTAATTAGCCAGGATCTGGGCGCTCGCTGCCGAAAGTTATTAACGAAAGAAAATGTTCTACTCCTACCAAAAGATTTTATTATTCAAATTAATGGAATTTTTCAATTGCAAAAAGATACGAAGCCTTCGGGATTACTCGATATAATTTTAGAAACGACACAGGCTTCATCAAAATTAAAAGAGAGCGTAAACGATAAATCTTTTGATTTTAATTTATTGCCTTTCAATTTTGTAGCTTATAAAGAGCTTACCCATAAAGAAAAAGAAATGATTTATTTATATTATTTTGGCTTTAATTTCTATCGAATAGCTGACATTTTAGAAATTTCAAAACGAACCGTTGATAAACATTTTGAAAATATCAAGAAAAAGCTTAATTGTGAAAGCACAGGACAGATAATTCCCCAGCTATTAAGAACTAATATTACTATCAACGACTTTATAAAAAAATGCTAA
- a CDS encoding IS30 family transposase — MSHKQLTREQRYHIYGLWRSGCTQTEIAKEVGVHKSTICRELSRNSRWNGYFPEQAQCFSEMRRKSAQKRTKFTKSVEEFVRKHLLRDWSPDQISGYAKKHNLFTISHERIYQHILKDKKQGGTLYLHLRHQSKKYRKRYGSPKRNSPIKNRIFIEERPKIVDSKTRIGDWEIDTIIGKNRKEAIITIVERVSKMTLCKKISSRKATVTRDATISILKPFADRVFTITGDNGVEFAEHAAISQSLAAQFYFAHPYASWERGLNENTNGLIRQYLRKGADFKHIDEKEINLIMDKLNNRPRKNLGYATPKEIFFK; from the coding sequence ATGAGTCATAAACAACTAACCCGTGAACAAAGATATCATATTTATGGTCTTTGGCGCTCTGGGTGTACACAAACAGAGATTGCTAAAGAAGTTGGAGTACATAAATCAACTATTTGCCGAGAGCTTTCACGAAATAGTCGTTGGAATGGCTATTTTCCAGAACAAGCTCAATGCTTTAGTGAGATGCGACGAAAAAGTGCACAAAAGCGAACTAAATTCACTAAAAGCGTAGAAGAATTTGTACGTAAACATTTATTAAGAGATTGGAGTCCAGATCAGATTAGTGGTTATGCAAAGAAACATAATCTATTCACGATTAGCCATGAGCGAATTTATCAACATATATTAAAAGACAAAAAACAAGGTGGGACTTTATATCTTCATTTGCGCCATCAATCTAAAAAATACCGAAAACGGTATGGCAGTCCTAAAAGAAATAGCCCAATAAAAAATCGTATCTTCATTGAAGAACGACCTAAGATTGTGGATAGTAAAACTAGAATTGGTGATTGGGAAATAGATACTATTATTGGAAAAAACCGAAAAGAAGCGATTATTACTATAGTTGAAAGGGTTTCTAAAATGACTCTTTGCAAGAAAATTAGTAGTCGAAAAGCAACAGTGACAAGAGATGCAACTATTAGTATTTTAAAGCCTTTCGCTGATCGAGTATTTACTATTACGGGAGATAATGGTGTCGAATTTGCTGAGCATGCAGCCATAAGTCAAAGTTTAGCAGCGCAATTTTACTTCGCCCATCCCTATGCATCATGGGAAAGAGGGCTTAACGAAAATACAAATGGTTTAATTAGACAATATTTAAGAAAAGGTGCTGATTTTAAGCATATAGACGAAAAAGAAATTAATTTAATTATGGATAAATTAAACAATCGGCCAAGAAAAAATTTAGGCTATGCAACACCTAAGGAAATTTTTTTCAAGTAA